One Babylonia areolata isolate BAREFJ2019XMU chromosome 27, ASM4173473v1, whole genome shotgun sequence DNA window includes the following coding sequences:
- the LOC143301491 gene encoding protein SPMIP2-like, whose protein sequence is MAERAESHASEGSTTSSKGAEGTSQPHHQWAAYRGPVLFTGPSGLRDYRAHLPDHPHAVGIGDRSQETTSDLAYLSRGAPGSAFPLAKNGRIGEIGWPVETFKIVKGI, encoded by the exons ATGGCCGAACGCGCCGAATCCCACGCCTCGGAGGGCAGCACGACGTCATCCAAGGGAGCGGAAGGGACGTCACAGCCCCACCATCAGTGGGCCGCCTACCGGGGACCTGTCCTCTTCACAG gcCCCAGCGGACTGAGGGACTACCGGGCACACCTCCCGGACCACCCTCACGCCGTGGGCATCGGCGACCGGTCTCAGGAGACCACCAGCGACCTGGCCTACCTCAGCCGTGGAGCCCCGGGGTCCGCCTTCCCCCTGGCCAAAAATGGCCGCATCGGGGAGATCGGCTGGCCGGTGGAGACCTTCAAGATCGTCAAGGGCATCTGA